Proteins from a genomic interval of Niabella soli DSM 19437:
- a CDS encoding alpha/beta hydrolase: MNKQVLFIQGGGNGGYQTDASLAASLQTALGSGYQVHYPQMQADETVPGFASQWLRQIGEQIAAAKDGLILAGHSLGASLLVKYLSENTDQTSIVGLFLVAPPFWNGDRDWVQPLKLREGFANQLPKELPIFFYQCRDDEVVPFDHFIHYQHQLSRAVFRAPTSGGHQFNNDLSIVAADIKSL; encoded by the coding sequence ATGAACAAACAGGTGCTTTTTATACAGGGTGGCGGCAATGGCGGCTACCAAACCGATGCTTCGTTGGCAGCCTCGTTACAAACTGCGTTGGGCAGTGGTTACCAGGTGCATTACCCGCAAATGCAGGCCGATGAAACCGTACCCGGTTTTGCTTCTCAATGGCTCCGCCAGATTGGCGAGCAAATTGCTGCGGCTAAAGATGGACTGATACTGGCAGGTCACTCTCTTGGTGCTTCTCTGTTGGTAAAATACCTTTCAGAAAATACCGATCAAACAAGCATCGTCGGGTTATTCCTGGTGGCCCCACCCTTTTGGAATGGTGACCGTGACTGGGTACAGCCTTTGAAGCTACGGGAGGGGTTTGCAAACCAGTTGCCCAAAGAGCTCCCCATTTTCTTTTATCAATGCAGGGATGATGAGGTGGTGCCCTTTGATCATTTTATACATTACCAGCACCAACTCTCCCGGGCTGTTTTTCGTGCACCGACAAGCGGCGGTCATCAGTTCAATAACGACCTGTCAATAGTAGCAGCCGACATAAAGAGCCTGTAA
- a CDS encoding glycoside hydrolase family protein — translation MDRMPDNLYSGSGFSEWEIGDVTMLLHKGIYHLFHLIIPNHDYIAHAVSKDGLTWRRVKNALFVGDPGDWDDDMLWTMQVYENKGRFEMYYTGLQRKDRGVVSKIGLALSDDLFNWEKVMDEVFPFGPRAPFYETYENNPRFWISFRDPFRYDYDGKTFFLICTRAAAGPVSRRGCVGLVELQSKELIFHPPMHYPMVYDDVECPCVFELDGRHYLLGSIREDVTVRYWFAPAFLGEYHCFHNNVLLPRGNYAARIIQDGEHLLVYNFFYANGNVNAHRIFPPPKQLITDDKGRLVLKSYYRWDQMVLNTVEQSQMGKMIMLFKNPTAVTYEEEGSWICSARSGYEVFVIQKTAPCFIWEGILTVEGMGKLGLVSDIDEEGSGYYYSFDVINSVVTVKSWGYNPVDPRSDFIFEVLQDNVFHLKEQKEFHFRLIRYGNYIELAIDGVVKLSLIDYRYFGNGIGLYSSSSSVSLSRSTVKNLPVPESEYSGDTGAS, via the coding sequence ATGGATCGAATGCCCGACAACCTGTATTCCGGCTCCGGTTTTAGCGAATGGGAGATAGGCGATGTTACCATGCTGTTGCATAAAGGCATCTATCATCTCTTTCACCTGATTATCCCCAATCATGATTATATAGCCCATGCGGTTTCAAAAGACGGATTGACCTGGCGCCGGGTAAAGAACGCCCTGTTTGTTGGCGACCCCGGTGATTGGGATGATGATATGCTGTGGACGATGCAGGTATATGAAAACAAAGGCCGCTTTGAAATGTACTATACCGGCCTGCAGCGAAAGGACCGGGGCGTGGTATCAAAGATAGGGCTGGCCCTGTCGGATGATTTGTTCAACTGGGAAAAAGTGATGGATGAAGTGTTTCCCTTTGGCCCGCGGGCGCCTTTTTATGAAACCTATGAAAATAATCCCCGCTTCTGGATCAGCTTCCGCGATCCCTTCCGCTATGACTATGACGGAAAAACTTTTTTTCTCATTTGTACCAGGGCCGCTGCAGGTCCCGTTTCCAGGAGGGGCTGCGTGGGATTGGTGGAGCTGCAGAGTAAAGAGCTCATCTTTCATCCACCCATGCACTACCCGATGGTTTATGATGATGTGGAATGCCCCTGTGTGTTTGAGTTGGACGGACGGCATTATCTTTTGGGCTCTATAAGAGAAGATGTAACCGTGCGCTACTGGTTTGCGCCGGCCTTCCTGGGCGAATACCATTGCTTTCATAATAATGTACTGCTGCCCCGGGGCAACTATGCCGCGCGCATTATACAGGACGGTGAGCATTTGCTGGTGTACAATTTTTTTTATGCTAATGGCAATGTAAATGCGCACCGCATCTTTCCACCACCAAAGCAACTGATAACCGACGATAAGGGACGGCTGGTGTTGAAAAGCTATTACCGCTGGGACCAGATGGTGCTGAACACGGTTGAACAGTCGCAGATGGGAAAGATGATCATGCTTTTTAAAAACCCGACGGCTGTCACTTATGAGGAGGAGGGGAGTTGGATCTGCTCCGCGCGAAGCGGCTATGAGGTCTTTGTAATACAAAAAACCGCGCCTTGTTTTATCTGGGAAGGTATATTGACGGTAGAAGGCATGGGGAAATTAGGATTGGTGAGCGACATCGACGAAGAAGGGTCGGGGTATTATTATTCTTTTGATGTGATCAACAGCGTGGTTACTGTAAAAAGCTGGGGTTATAACCCGGTAGATCCCCGTTCCGATTTTATTTTTGAGGTGCTGCAGGACAATGTGTTTCACCTGAAAGAACAAAAGGAGTTCCACTTTCGCCTTATCCGCTACGGCAATTATATTGAGCTGGCTATTGATGGCGTGGTGAAGCTATCGCTTATTGATTACCGGTATTTTGGTAACGGCATCGGTTTATATTCCTCCTCTTCTTCTGTTTCTTTAAGCCGTTCTACGGTGAAAAACCTGCCGGTTCCGGAAAGTGAGTATAGCGGCGATACCGGTGCTTCCTAG
- a CDS encoding VOC family protein: MNDNKIFFAPELFIPNGVRDISFYEKAFGATELRRFSNDDGSIHVSELSIEGALFHLHEVTAKSYYFSPGAHNGTTVCIGLFVPDVDATIKNAINAGAIEISPAQDYDYGYRQGTVKDPFGHYWQLQQRTGNT; encoded by the coding sequence ATGAATGATAATAAAATCTTCTTCGCTCCCGAGCTTTTTATCCCCAACGGCGTGCGGGATATTTCCTTTTATGAAAAAGCATTCGGGGCTACGGAGCTCCGGCGTTTTTCCAATGATGACGGAAGTATTCATGTATCCGAACTAAGTATTGAGGGGGCTTTATTTCACCTGCATGAGGTTACTGCCAAATCGTATTATTTTTCACCCGGTGCGCATAACGGCACTACCGTTTGCATCGGCCTCTTTGTGCCGGATGTGGATGCCACTATAAAGAACGCGATCAATGCTGGCGCTATTGAAATAAGCCCGGCACAGGATTATGACTACGGCTACCGCCAGGGAACGGTTAAAGATCCCTTTGGGCATTACTGGCAGTTGCAGCAGCGGACGGGTAACACTTAA
- a CDS encoding HAD-IIB family hydrolase: MQQYYIQLFSPHGLIRYYKPEIGRDKDTGGQVKYILELLEALALHPQVRKVDLFTRRIADKRVSETYSHETETVAPNARIVRITCGGNLYKPKESLWDNLDEFVDKVIRFIEQQDDYPDIVHGHYADGNYIAGEVSKIFEIPFIATSHSLGRNKKELLLKEGLPEAVINQKFNMERRIAEEEKTLQLASLVIVSTAHEIAAQYKTYKYRDEARFKIIPPGINTAVFYPFYRMNMPSFTMPLEQEQAQYRVNSEIERFLFAPSKPLILSIGRADKRKNFETIIDCYGQDKELQSMANLALFAGVRKDITQMPADEQEILTGLLLLLDKYDLYGKLALPKKNDPSLEVPEIYRIAAQKKGVFVNATPGENFGLTLVEAAACGLPVIASPTGGPKEIIGNARNGLLVDVQDTKAIAAALKKIIADTSLWEQFSANGIKAGQESYSWEAHVQSYIAGINEIYAQRNIAVAPDGAALPYGKKLMKAGLFFISDLDGTLIEGDDVTGLDAINSWVIENKNTVAFGIASGRNKALTVEALEKYNIAAPDILICSAGTEIYYTNKCIPDPGWESHINHQWKRSELVKTLERYPGLRLQEADAQWKYKLSYYVDDHFSEGQLADLYKFLDDRKLRARILLTDNRFLDILPVRAGKGNAVRYLSYKWQLPLDHFITSGNGGNDIDMLRGRTRGIVVANHSPELASLRKSRYVYFARSRQATGVMEGIRHYLSKNEKPGA, translated from the coding sequence ATGCAACAATATTACATACAATTGTTTAGTCCGCATGGTTTAATCCGTTATTATAAACCTGAAATTGGACGGGATAAAGATACCGGAGGACAAGTTAAATATATCTTAGAATTATTGGAAGCATTGGCGCTGCACCCACAGGTACGCAAGGTAGACCTGTTTACCCGGCGCATTGCAGACAAGCGCGTCTCTGAAACCTACAGCCATGAAACAGAGACCGTTGCCCCCAATGCCCGCATTGTACGGATCACCTGCGGCGGCAATTTATATAAGCCGAAAGAAAGCCTCTGGGACAACCTGGATGAGTTTGTAGATAAAGTGATCCGCTTTATTGAGCAGCAGGACGATTATCCTGATATCGTGCACGGTCATTATGCCGATGGCAATTATATCGCAGGCGAGGTCAGTAAAATATTCGAGATCCCTTTTATTGCCACCAGCCATTCATTAGGCAGGAATAAAAAAGAGCTGTTATTAAAAGAAGGGCTTCCGGAGGCCGTGATCAATCAAAAATTTAATATGGAGCGCCGCATTGCGGAAGAAGAAAAAACACTGCAACTGGCCAGCCTGGTTATTGTAAGCACTGCTCATGAAATAGCCGCGCAATACAAAACCTATAAATACCGCGATGAAGCCCGGTTCAAAATTATTCCGCCCGGCATCAACACCGCCGTGTTCTATCCCTTTTACCGGATGAACATGCCTTCCTTTACTATGCCGCTGGAACAGGAACAGGCGCAATACCGTGTCAATTCAGAGATTGAGCGATTTCTTTTCGCTCCTTCCAAGCCCCTGATCTTATCCATCGGCCGTGCCGACAAGCGTAAAAATTTTGAAACGATCATTGACTGTTATGGCCAGGATAAAGAGCTGCAAAGCATGGCCAACCTTGCCTTATTTGCAGGTGTAAGAAAAGATATCACCCAAATGCCGGCCGATGAACAGGAAATCCTTACCGGGCTGTTATTGTTGCTGGACAAATATGATCTTTACGGCAAGTTGGCATTACCCAAAAAAAATGACCCTTCGCTGGAAGTACCGGAGATCTATCGCATCGCAGCCCAAAAAAAAGGCGTTTTTGTAAACGCAACGCCCGGGGAAAATTTCGGCCTCACGTTGGTTGAAGCCGCCGCCTGCGGCCTGCCCGTAATAGCATCGCCTACCGGCGGCCCAAAGGAAATTATCGGCAACGCCCGTAATGGCCTGCTGGTGGACGTACAGGACACCAAAGCCATTGCAGCCGCATTAAAAAAGATCATTGCAGATACTTCATTATGGGAGCAGTTCTCTGCCAACGGCATAAAAGCCGGGCAGGAAAGCTATTCCTGGGAAGCCCATGTACAAAGTTATATTGCCGGCATCAATGAAATTTATGCGCAGCGGAATATTGCGGTGGCCCCCGATGGCGCCGCGCTGCCCTATGGAAAAAAATTAATGAAAGCGGGATTGTTTTTCATTTCGGACCTGGACGGCACTTTGATCGAGGGGGATGATGTTACCGGCCTGGACGCGATCAATAGCTGGGTCATTGAAAACAAAAATACGGTAGCCTTTGGCATTGCTTCCGGCCGGAACAAAGCGCTAACCGTTGAAGCGCTGGAAAAATATAACATCGCCGCGCCTGATATATTGATCTGTTCTGCCGGTACTGAGATCTATTATACAAATAAATGCATCCCCGATCCCGGCTGGGAAAGTCATATCAATCATCAATGGAAGCGCAGCGAGCTGGTAAAAACATTGGAACGCTATCCCGGGCTGCGGCTGCAGGAAGCCGATGCCCAATGGAAGTACAAACTAAGTTATTATGTTGACGACCATTTTAGCGAAGGCCAACTGGCCGACCTGTACAAGTTCCTGGACGACCGGAAACTGCGGGCGCGCATCCTGCTTACGGACAACCGGTTCCTGGATATACTTCCCGTGCGGGCGGGGAAGGGAAATGCCGTGCGGTACCTGAGTTATAAATGGCAACTGCCGTTGGATCACTTTATTACTTCCGGGAACGGCGGCAACGATATCGACATGCTCCGCGGCCGCACCAGGGGCATCGTGGTGGCCAACCACAGCCCGGAGCTGGCATCCCTGCGCAAAAGCCGCTATGTTTATTTTGCCCGCAGCCGGCAGGCAACGGGGGTAATGGAAGGCATCCGTCATTACCTGTCAAAAAACGAAAAACCGGGAGCATAA
- a CDS encoding enoyl-ACP reductase FabI: protein MAYNLLKGKKGIIFGALDEKSIAWKTAQQCYNEGAQIVLTNAPVALRMGEINKLAEACGNAPVIGADVTNMDDLKALFEKSMEHFGGKVDFVLHSVGMGLNVRKGKDYTDLNYDWNHKTFDISSMSLHRVLKTAWDLDALNEHASVIALTYIAAQRVFPDYSEMADAKSLLESISRMFGYYYGVKRKVRINTISQSPTKTTAGSGVKGFENFMSYAEKMSPLGNAPAEDCANYISVMFSDLTRYVTMQNLFHDGGFSFTGVTPEVLESMG, encoded by the coding sequence ATGGCATATAATCTTTTAAAAGGAAAAAAAGGAATCATTTTCGGAGCGCTGGATGAAAAATCCATCGCCTGGAAAACGGCGCAGCAATGTTACAATGAGGGCGCTCAAATTGTGCTCACCAATGCGCCTGTGGCATTGCGCATGGGCGAGATCAACAAACTGGCGGAAGCCTGCGGCAATGCGCCGGTTATTGGCGCCGATGTTACCAATATGGACGACCTGAAAGCCTTATTTGAAAAATCGATGGAGCACTTCGGCGGCAAGGTTGATTTTGTACTGCATTCCGTGGGCATGGGTTTAAATGTGCGCAAGGGAAAAGATTATACCGATCTTAATTACGACTGGAACCACAAGACCTTCGATATTTCTTCCATGAGCCTGCACCGTGTGTTAAAAACCGCGTGGGACCTGGATGCGCTCAATGAACATGCCAGCGTTATTGCCCTTACCTATATTGCCGCACAGCGCGTATTTCCGGATTACAGCGAAATGGCAGATGCCAAATCGCTGCTGGAAAGTATTTCGCGTATGTTCGGTTATTACTATGGCGTAAAACGGAAAGTGCGCATCAATACCATTTCCCAGTCGCCCACCAAAACAACTGCGGGCAGTGGTGTAAAGGGTTTTGAGAATTTTATGAGCTATGCAGAAAAGATGAGCCCGCTGGGCAATGCGCCGGCGGAGGATTGCGCCAATTATATTTCGGTTATGTTCAGTGACCTGACGCGCTATGTAACCATGCAAAACCTGTTCCACGACGGGGGCTTCAGCTTTACCGGCGTTACACCGGAAGTGTTGGAATCCATGGGCTAA